A genomic region of Mitsuaria sp. 7 contains the following coding sequences:
- a CDS encoding UDP-glucose--hexose-1-phosphate uridylyltransferase, translating into MNPAHHDGRGAETATSADSPGRVHRRRNPLTGRHVLVSPHRTQRPWQGAQEPVDDSPLPSHDPTCYLCAGNVRANGQRNPDYTNTFVFTNDFAALQPAQGDEASLAVADEAGADLLQAMPVAGECRVLCFSPDHARTLPELELPELRAVVRAWMEQSIDMGARHRWVQVFENKGAAMGCSNPHPHGQVWGLDQLPDEAVLADTHQRDYLDRHGEPLLVRYVRDELAAGERVIVETDHWVAVVPYWAAWPFETLLLPKAPTLRLDAMTTAQADDLAVAVRRLTTRYDNLFQCSFPYSMGWHGAPHGAGQPDDDANRHWQLHAHFYPPLLRSATVRKFMVGFEMLGEAQRDLTPETAAQRLREVSDTVHYRQARRAAQAEGA; encoded by the coding sequence ATGAACCCCGCACACCATGACGGGCGAGGCGCCGAGACCGCCACCTCCGCTGATTCCCCCGGGCGCGTGCACCGCCGCCGCAACCCGCTGACCGGCCGTCACGTGCTGGTCTCCCCGCACCGCACCCAACGGCCCTGGCAGGGCGCGCAGGAGCCGGTCGACGACTCGCCGCTGCCCAGCCACGATCCGACCTGCTACCTCTGCGCCGGCAACGTGCGGGCGAACGGCCAGCGCAATCCGGACTACACGAACACGTTCGTTTTCACGAACGACTTCGCGGCTTTGCAGCCGGCGCAAGGCGACGAGGCGAGCCTGGCCGTGGCGGATGAGGCCGGCGCCGACCTGCTGCAGGCGATGCCGGTGGCGGGCGAGTGCCGCGTGCTGTGCTTCTCCCCGGACCACGCCCGCACGCTGCCCGAGCTCGAACTGCCTGAACTGCGCGCCGTCGTGCGGGCCTGGATGGAGCAGTCCATCGACATGGGCGCGCGTCACCGCTGGGTGCAGGTCTTCGAGAACAAGGGCGCGGCGATGGGCTGCTCCAATCCGCATCCGCACGGCCAGGTCTGGGGCCTGGACCAGTTGCCCGACGAGGCCGTGCTCGCCGACACGCATCAGCGCGACTACCTCGATCGCCACGGCGAACCGCTGCTGGTCCGCTACGTCCGCGACGAGCTCGCCGCCGGCGAACGCGTGATCGTCGAGACCGACCATTGGGTCGCCGTCGTGCCGTACTGGGCCGCGTGGCCCTTCGAGACGCTGCTGCTGCCGAAGGCGCCCACGCTGCGCCTCGACGCGATGACGACGGCGCAGGCCGACGACCTCGCGGTCGCCGTGCGCCGCCTGACGACGCGCTACGACAACCTGTTCCAGTGCTCGTTCCCGTATTCGATGGGCTGGCACGGCGCGCCGCACGGCGCCGGACAGCCCGACGACGACGCGAATCGCCACTGGCAGCTGCATGCGCATTTCTATCCGCCGCTGCTGCGCTCGGCGACGGTGCGCAAGTTCATGGTCGGCTTCGAGATGCTCGGCGAGGCGCAGCGCGACCTCACGCCCGAGACCGCCGCGCAGCGGTTGCGCGAGGTCAGCGACACGGTGCATTACCGGCAGGCGCGTCGCGCCGCGCAGGCGGAGGGCGCATGA
- a CDS encoding transcriptional regulator has protein sequence MVEVSGSRVLMVEGDAALAVAKALASDTRQAMLGLLTHQVLNVSELAGAMNLPHSTVSFNINQLQAVGLVSVEVEPGTRGQQKLCSKRYDEVRLRLPGAAIESRPNVISISMPIGSYRHVEAKPTCGLVSESKIIGMLDDSRSFFEPEHVYAQLLWFGGSGYVDYAFPNNLPYGAVPSHLELSMEICSEAPQFNEDFPSDITLWINDREIGTWTSPGDYGGKPSLLMPSWWQVDRTTHGLLKQWSVGEKGSMIDGVALGAVKIGDLDLPQTNHIKVRLGIKDDARNRGGLNLFGRKFGNYPQDIVMRIAFDFPRGHGPDAVGADASASPRPREMR, from the coding sequence ATGGTGGAGGTCTCGGGCAGCCGGGTCTTGATGGTCGAGGGGGACGCGGCATTGGCCGTCGCCAAGGCCCTGGCCTCGGACACGCGGCAGGCGATGCTGGGCCTGCTCACGCACCAGGTGCTGAACGTCTCCGAGCTGGCGGGCGCGATGAACCTGCCGCATTCGACGGTGAGCTTCAACATCAACCAGCTGCAGGCCGTGGGCCTGGTCTCGGTCGAGGTGGAGCCCGGCACGCGCGGCCAGCAGAAGCTCTGCTCCAAGCGCTACGACGAGGTGCGCCTGCGCCTGCCCGGCGCGGCGATCGAGTCCCGTCCCAACGTCATCTCGATCAGCATGCCCATCGGCAGCTACCGCCACGTCGAGGCCAAGCCCACCTGCGGCCTGGTCAGCGAGAGCAAGATCATCGGCATGCTGGACGACTCGCGCTCCTTCTTCGAGCCGGAGCACGTCTACGCGCAGCTGCTGTGGTTCGGCGGCTCGGGCTACGTGGACTACGCCTTCCCCAACAACCTGCCCTACGGCGCGGTGCCCAGCCACCTCGAGCTGTCGATGGAGATCTGCTCCGAGGCGCCCCAGTTCAACGAGGATTTCCCCTCCGACATCACGCTCTGGATCAACGACCGGGAGATCGGCACCTGGACCAGCCCCGGCGACTACGGCGGCAAGCCTTCGCTGCTGATGCCGAGCTGGTGGCAGGTCGACCGCACGACGCACGGGCTGCTCAAGCAGTGGAGCGTGGGCGAGAAGGGCTCCATGATCGACGGCGTCGCGCTGGGCGCGGTGAAGATCGGCGACCTGGACCTGCCGCAGACCAACCACATCAAGGTGAGGCTGGGCATCAAGGACGACGCGCGCAACCGCGGCGGGCTCAACCTGTTCGGCCGCAAGTTCGGCAACTACCCGCAGGACATCGTGATGCGGATCGCGTTCGACTTCCCTCGGGGGCACGGGCCCGACGCGGTCGGCGCGGACGCCTCGGCCTCGCCCAGACCGCGCGAGATGCGCTGA
- the galK gene encoding galactokinase, with amino-acid sequence MSQDLQATPRERAVQGFERAFGQAPERLSRAPARVNLIGEHTDYNEGFAMPCAIDRDTVVAAAQRDDDVIEVLACDLPAEAGGSSGIASVSGEGARGRFRIGDAADVSASPQWLRYVQGMVAVLREQGHAVGGATLSIAGNVPQGAGLSSSASLEMAIGHAFSALNGWTLPPTTMALAGQRAENVYAGCRCGVLDQLSSSLGVKGHALLMDCRSLEVRPIPMPEDIAVLVVDSKIQRGLVDSEYNLRRQQCEAAAKGLGVKALRDVDDGLWSRLGGQLDPVVRRRARHIITDSHRCAGLADALSRGDFAAISHLMRESHWSMRDDFEITVPAIDALAALMQDVIGEHGGARMTGGGFGGCVIALAPRAMVDEIRVAVGRGYRSPDGRAAEVHVCAASDGAGVLA; translated from the coding sequence ATGAGCCAGGATCTTCAAGCGACACCGCGTGAGCGCGCGGTGCAAGGGTTCGAGCGCGCCTTCGGCCAGGCGCCCGAGCGCCTGAGCCGCGCTCCGGCGCGCGTGAACCTGATCGGCGAGCACACCGATTACAACGAGGGCTTCGCGATGCCGTGCGCGATCGACCGCGACACCGTCGTGGCCGCAGCGCAGCGCGACGACGATGTGATCGAGGTTCTCGCCTGCGACCTGCCCGCCGAGGCGGGCGGTTCGAGCGGCATCGCCAGCGTGAGCGGCGAAGGTGCCCGAGGCCGCTTCCGCATCGGCGATGCGGCGGATGTCTCCGCCAGTCCTCAATGGCTGCGCTATGTCCAAGGCATGGTCGCCGTGCTGCGCGAGCAGGGCCACGCCGTTGGCGGCGCGACGTTGTCGATCGCGGGCAACGTGCCGCAGGGCGCGGGATTGAGCTCGTCGGCCTCGCTGGAGATGGCGATCGGCCACGCGTTCTCCGCGCTCAACGGCTGGACGCTGCCGCCCACGACGATGGCGCTCGCCGGCCAGCGCGCCGAGAACGTCTACGCCGGCTGCCGCTGCGGCGTGCTGGACCAGCTGTCGTCCTCGCTCGGCGTGAAGGGCCATGCGCTGCTGATGGACTGCCGCAGTCTGGAGGTCCGTCCGATCCCGATGCCCGAGGACATCGCGGTGCTGGTCGTCGATTCGAAGATCCAGCGCGGCCTGGTCGACAGCGAATACAACCTGCGCCGCCAGCAATGCGAGGCGGCGGCCAAGGGGCTGGGCGTGAAGGCGCTGCGCGATGTCGACGACGGCCTGTGGTCGCGGCTGGGCGGACAACTCGACCCGGTCGTGCGCCGCCGCGCGCGCCACATCATCACCGACAGCCACCGCTGCGCCGGCCTGGCCGACGCGCTGTCGCGCGGCGACTTCGCCGCGATCAGCCACCTCATGCGCGAATCCCACTGGTCCATGCGGGACGACTTCGAGATCACCGTTCCCGCGATCGACGCGCTCGCCGCGCTGATGCAGGACGTCATCGGCGAACACGGCGGCGCGCGCATGACCGGCGGCGGCTTCGGTGGTTGCGTCATCGCGCTGGCGCCGCGGGCGATGGTCGACGAGATCCGCGTCGCGGTCGGACGCGGCTACCGCTCGCCGGACGGCCGCGCGGCGGAGGTCCATGTCTGCGCGGCGTCCGATGGCGCGGGAGTGCTCGCATGA